One genomic segment of Mesoterricola silvestris includes these proteins:
- a CDS encoding HDOD domain-containing protein: protein MITSDLVRTRVRTLPSLPTTVVSLGQAVADDRCSVDRILNILAKDPALSATMLRLANSVMYAGDQRVMDLRTAVMRLGFEALLNLGRTAAIIRSFRGSNHLDPFRLWQHSVAVGLVSKGICRLIKMNHMDESAYLAGLLHDIGKIALDRCFTEEYAPVVQAIEQGDACLDAEFGNLGITHAEVGAMVAEHWSFPAAMVAAIRDHHQDHLTDFLPALVQIADLLVRTRIPNGPADETLMFSLEEQPAYPVVFGGGDFDAERLTFSIDDELEHAVNFVKLAFQD from the coding sequence ATGATCACCTCCGATCTCGTCCGCACCCGGGTCAGGACCCTGCCCAGCCTCCCCACCACGGTGGTCTCCCTGGGGCAGGCCGTGGCGGACGACCGGTGCAGCGTGGACCGGATCCTGAACATCCTGGCCAAGGACCCGGCCCTTTCGGCCACCATGCTGCGCCTGGCCAATTCGGTCATGTACGCCGGCGACCAGCGCGTCATGGACCTGCGCACCGCCGTCATGCGCCTGGGCTTCGAGGCCCTGCTGAACCTGGGCCGCACCGCCGCCATCATCCGGAGCTTCCGGGGCTCCAACCACCTGGACCCCTTCCGCCTCTGGCAGCATTCCGTGGCGGTGGGCCTGGTGTCCAAGGGCATCTGCCGGCTCATCAAGATGAACCACATGGACGAGTCCGCCTACCTGGCGGGGCTCCTGCACGACATTGGCAAGATCGCCCTGGACCGCTGCTTCACGGAGGAATACGCCCCCGTGGTCCAGGCCATCGAGCAGGGCGACGCCTGCCTGGACGCGGAGTTCGGGAACCTGGGCATCACCCACGCGGAGGTGGGGGCCATGGTGGCCGAGCACTGGAGCTTCCCCGCGGCCATGGTCGCGGCCATCCGGGACCACCACCAGGACCACCTCACGGATTTCCTCCCGGCCCTGGTGCAGATCGCCGACCTCCTGGTGCGCACCCGCATCCCCAACGGGCCCGCCGACGAGACCCTGATGTTCTCCCTGGAGGAGCAGCCCGCCTACCCCGTCGTCTTCGGCGGCGGCGACTTCGACGCCGAGCGCCTCACCTTCAGCATCGACGATGAACTGGAGCACGCCGTGAATTTCGTGAAACTCGCCTTCCAGGATTGA
- a CDS encoding HDOD domain-containing protein: protein MPITPQELISNLGDLPPLPQVAAQVLRLAADPDSTTDELRRVISSDSALTSQILKIANSAMFGMVREVKTLTQAIMTLGFSTIKSVVIASSAKNLYSRGGTGLQERVLWEHALVTAMAGRAYAKAFRSPRVEEVFLGGLMHDIGKSVMGIKFIDRYSALVRSIYNGDADCLESELDLFGFDHTMVGEALLISWNLPASMVHAVRWHHDPGHAPAEDQALTAFVALGNQMAMDRKVGLGRPESLARSTQQALELLNVAPGDLEGYQLQVVEALETDKNLIRDF, encoded by the coding sequence ATGCCCATCACACCCCAGGAACTGATCTCGAACCTCGGCGACCTGCCCCCGCTTCCGCAGGTGGCCGCGCAGGTTCTGCGCCTGGCCGCGGATCCGGATTCCACCACGGACGAGCTCCGGCGGGTCATCTCCTCCGACTCGGCCCTCACCTCCCAGATCCTGAAGATCGCCAACTCCGCCATGTTCGGCATGGTCCGCGAGGTCAAGACCCTCACCCAGGCGATCATGACCCTGGGCTTCTCCACCATCAAGAGCGTCGTCATCGCCTCCAGCGCCAAGAACCTCTACAGCCGCGGAGGCACCGGCCTCCAGGAGCGGGTGCTCTGGGAGCACGCCTTGGTCACCGCCATGGCGGGCCGGGCCTACGCCAAGGCCTTCCGGAGCCCCCGGGTGGAGGAGGTCTTCCTGGGCGGCCTCATGCACGACATCGGCAAGTCCGTCATGGGCATCAAGTTCATCGACCGGTACTCGGCCCTGGTGCGCAGCATCTACAACGGCGACGCCGACTGCCTGGAATCGGAACTGGACCTCTTCGGCTTCGACCACACCATGGTGGGCGAGGCCCTCCTGATCTCCTGGAACCTCCCGGCGAGCATGGTCCACGCCGTGCGCTGGCACCACGATCCCGGCCACGCCCCCGCCGAGGACCAGGCCCTCACCGCCTTCGTGGCCCTGGGCAACCAGATGGCCATGGACCGCAAGGTGGGGCTCGGCCGCCCCGAGTCCCTGGCCCGCAGCACCCAGCAGGCCCTGGAGCTCCTCAACGTCGCCCCCGGGGACCTGGAGGGCTACCAGCTCCAGGTGGTGGAGGCCCTCGAGACCGACAAGAACCTCATCCGGGACTTCTGA
- a CDS encoding CheR family methyltransferase — protein sequence MTALPTSPQMSVQDFLAIREFIYARTGIFFNESKQYFLENRLNRRIQELNMGSHRDYLGHLQGHAGKEELKQLFNEITTNETSFWRNPPQIEAFQKIVLPDAVALAKARGANRVRLWSAACSSGEEPYTLAMICAEARDGLLRGMQVEIIATDISEKVLAMAREGNYGSYTLRNLTPAQIKQHFNQQGPDSFLVKPELQQLISFRNFNLVDYANYKSLGSFDVIFCRNVLIYFDEAVKGKVIKGFHEVLQPKSFLLVGHSESIHSFNVGFELLHFSKAMGYRKR from the coding sequence ATGACCGCCCTCCCCACCAGCCCCCAGATGAGCGTCCAGGACTTCCTGGCGATCCGGGAGTTCATCTACGCCAGGACGGGGATCTTCTTCAACGAGTCCAAGCAGTACTTCCTGGAGAACCGCCTGAACCGGCGCATCCAGGAGCTCAACATGGGCAGCCACCGGGACTACCTGGGGCACCTGCAGGGGCACGCCGGCAAGGAGGAGCTGAAGCAGCTCTTCAACGAGATCACCACCAACGAGACCAGCTTCTGGCGGAACCCCCCCCAGATCGAGGCCTTCCAGAAGATCGTCCTTCCCGACGCCGTGGCCCTCGCCAAGGCCCGGGGGGCCAACCGCGTCCGGCTCTGGTCCGCGGCGTGCTCCTCGGGGGAGGAGCCCTACACCCTGGCCATGATCTGCGCCGAGGCCCGGGACGGCCTCCTGCGGGGCATGCAGGTGGAGATCATCGCCACGGACATCTCCGAGAAGGTGCTGGCCATGGCCCGGGAGGGGAACTACGGCAGCTACACCCTGCGCAACCTCACGCCCGCCCAGATCAAGCAGCACTTCAACCAGCAGGGGCCCGACAGCTTCCTCGTGAAGCCCGAGCTCCAGCAGCTCATCAGCTTCCGGAACTTCAACCTGGTGGATTACGCCAACTACAAGAGCCTGGGATCCTTCGACGTCATCTTCTGCCGGAACGTCCTCATCTACTTCGACGAGGCGGTCAAGGGCAAGGTCATCAAGGGCTTCCACGAGGTCCTGCAGCCCAAGTCTTTTCTCCTTGTGGGTCACAGCGAATCCATCCACTCTTTCAACGTCGGCTTCGAGCTGCTTCACTTCAGCAAGGCCATGGGCTACAGGAAGCGCTGA
- a CDS encoding holo-ACP synthase, producing the protein MILGLGTDICPATRWAHLLDRFGEKALRRVLGPEEADYLLRGNRQRLPERAAGRWALREAFGKALGVGLDGWSWKQLRFLDGKLWAEGELARMIQERGIGPIHGSVTHDGGIAFAVVILEKKDDRD; encoded by the coding sequence ATGATCCTGGGCCTGGGCACCGACATCTGCCCCGCCACCCGGTGGGCCCACCTCCTGGACCGCTTCGGGGAGAAGGCCCTCCGGCGGGTGCTGGGCCCGGAGGAGGCGGACTACCTGCTGCGGGGCAACCGCCAGCGCCTCCCGGAACGGGCCGCGGGCCGCTGGGCCCTGCGGGAGGCCTTCGGCAAGGCCCTGGGGGTTGGCCTGGACGGCTGGTCCTGGAAGCAGCTCCGGTTCCTGGACGGAAAGCTCTGGGCCGAGGGAGAATTGGCCCGGATGATCCAGGAGCGGGGCATCGGTCCCATCCACGGCAGCGTCACCCACGACGGGGGGATCGCCTTCGCCGTGGTGATCCTCGAGAAGAAAGATGACCGCGATTAA
- a CDS encoding GNAT family N-acetyltransferase yields MIPDSVIRPICAADEGAVAAIIRAVMPEFGAGGPGFAIHDPEVDHMASAYAGPRAAYFVLEVEGKVAGGAGVAPLEDGPEGVCELRKMYFLPAARGRGLGERMIRTCLARARELGFRACYLETLTGMDAAMRLYARVGFRPICGPLGATGHHGCDKWFMLDLEGNP; encoded by the coding sequence ATGATTCCCGATTCCGTGATCCGACCCATCTGTGCGGCCGATGAAGGGGCGGTGGCGGCCATCATCCGCGCCGTCATGCCCGAGTTCGGAGCCGGCGGCCCCGGGTTCGCCATCCATGATCCCGAGGTCGACCACATGGCCTCCGCCTACGCGGGTCCACGGGCGGCCTACTTCGTGCTGGAGGTGGAGGGGAAGGTGGCCGGCGGCGCCGGCGTGGCGCCCCTGGAGGACGGCCCCGAGGGCGTGTGCGAACTGCGGAAGATGTACTTCCTGCCCGCGGCCCGGGGCCGGGGCCTGGGGGAGCGCATGATCCGCACCTGCCTGGCCAGGGCCCGGGAACTGGGATTCCGCGCCTGCTACCTGGAGACGCTCACCGGCATGGACGCGGCGATGCGGCTCTACGCCCGGGTCGGGTTCAGGCCCATCTGCGGCCCCCTGGGGGCCACGGGGCACCACGGGTGCGATAAGTGGTTTATGCTCGATCTGGAGGGGAACCCATGA
- the vorB gene encoding 3-methyl-2-oxobutanoate dehydrogenase subunit VorB yields the protein MAQLKERPKPFLLPDYCKGCGRCISACAKHCISFDKEIDAATGFVPVVIDLEACNACGLCMDACPEPYGLRETPQDVDFELQDPAKLFGSKKARPEPKAIPNTLIPLPKTEPLVIKGNYASALGALLAGCRHVFGYPITPSTEGAELMAKLLPKLDGTFLQAVSEVATVNHMYGSGGAGYPCMTFTSSPGFSLMLEGVSYMIGAEVPGVFVNVMRGGPGLGNIAPEQSDVKLCCRGLGHGNTHAITLMPSTPQEMLDLTMLAFELTFKYRSPVVLLGDGYLGQMTGKVNLPSAMIKPGIPTWAVNGDPDHRGNLISSIYLSEHDLEMHNIYLNDKYRQMEENETRSESFMAEDAEVLIVATNTPARASKGAVQDLRRQGIKAGLFRPITVWPFPVNQLMKDLAHVKHMVVVEASNGQLEDEIRLALSKAGVTKLPSMTHVRHFGGMLPQQTEVLAHVKAIMAKEVR from the coding sequence ATGGCTCAGCTGAAGGAAAGACCCAAACCGTTCCTCTTGCCGGACTACTGCAAGGGCTGCGGCAGGTGCATCAGCGCCTGCGCCAAGCACTGCATCAGCTTCGACAAGGAGATCGACGCCGCCACGGGCTTCGTGCCGGTGGTCATCGACCTGGAAGCCTGCAACGCCTGCGGCCTGTGCATGGACGCCTGCCCCGAGCCCTACGGCCTGCGGGAGACCCCCCAGGACGTGGACTTCGAGCTCCAGGACCCCGCCAAGCTCTTCGGGAGCAAGAAGGCCCGGCCCGAGCCCAAGGCCATCCCCAACACCCTGATCCCCCTCCCGAAGACCGAGCCCCTGGTCATCAAGGGCAACTACGCCTCGGCCCTGGGCGCCCTGCTCGCGGGCTGCCGCCACGTCTTCGGCTACCCCATCACCCCCTCCACCGAGGGCGCCGAGCTCATGGCCAAGCTCCTTCCCAAGCTCGACGGCACCTTCCTGCAGGCCGTGAGCGAAGTGGCCACGGTCAACCACATGTACGGCTCCGGCGGCGCCGGCTACCCCTGCATGACCTTCACCTCGTCCCCGGGCTTCAGCCTCATGCTCGAGGGCGTCTCCTACATGATCGGCGCGGAGGTCCCCGGGGTCTTCGTGAACGTCATGCGCGGCGGCCCGGGCCTGGGCAACATCGCCCCCGAGCAGTCCGACGTCAAGCTCTGCTGCCGCGGCCTCGGCCACGGCAACACCCACGCCATCACCCTCATGCCCAGCACCCCCCAGGAGATGCTCGACCTGACCATGCTGGCCTTCGAGCTCACCTTCAAGTACCGCAGCCCCGTGGTCCTCCTGGGCGACGGCTACCTGGGCCAGATGACCGGCAAGGTCAACCTGCCCTCCGCCATGATCAAGCCGGGCATCCCCACCTGGGCCGTGAACGGCGACCCCGACCACCGCGGCAACCTCATCAGCTCCATCTACCTGAGCGAACACGACCTGGAGATGCACAACATCTACCTGAACGACAAGTACCGCCAGATGGAGGAGAACGAGACCCGCAGCGAGTCCTTCATGGCCGAGGACGCCGAGGTCCTCATCGTCGCCACCAACACCCCCGCCCGCGCCTCCAAGGGCGCCGTGCAGGACCTGCGCAGGCAGGGCATCAAGGCCGGCCTCTTCCGTCCCATCACGGTGTGGCCCTTCCCCGTCAACCAGCTCATGAAGGACCTGGCCCACGTCAAGCACATGGTCGTGGTGGAGGCCAGCAACGGCCAGCTCGAGGACGAGATCCGCCTGGCGCTCTCCAAGGCCGGGGTCACCAAGCTCCCCTCCATGACCCACGTCCGCCACTTCGGGGGCATGCTGCCCCAGCAGACCGAAGTCCTTGCCCACGTCAAAGCCATCATGGCGAAGGAGGTCCGCTAA
- a CDS encoding 2-oxoacid:acceptor oxidoreductase family protein: MSVFYDKFERHSQGAGLKGNSTHYCPGCGHGLAHKYLAEAIEELGIQDNTVLVSPVGCSVFAYYYFDVGNTQAAHGRAAAVALGHKLSNPEANVISYQGDGDLASIGLAETVSAAQLGAPITVIFINNAIYGMTGGQMAPTSLMGQSTATSPDGRSMYNGQPMRMAEVIAGLDGPVYVERVALFDAKNRRLAKKAIKKAVQCQVEGRGYAFVEVLAECPTHLKMSPEDTEKWVKECMVPIYPLGVKKDLATESWWKRPAPNFKAEDFLHAVGASSETTNRHCETFPTHLNPTDISLKLAGSGGDGAQTAAMLIARAAINEGFDATHIPSYGPESRGGTSYADVHVAKDEVLNPASPHPDVLIAFNAPSLAKFGPTVVKGGTIIYDSSIVKDVPPGLDPGVKVVGVPFTEIAVDLGKAVVKNIVALGALQAATGIFPKATLTAAISQMLKDKCALIPLNEEAFAWGVKAVEELGK; encoded by the coding sequence ATGTCCGTCTTCTATGACAAGTTCGAGCGCCATTCCCAGGGCGCGGGCCTCAAGGGCAACTCCACCCACTACTGCCCCGGCTGCGGCCACGGGCTGGCCCACAAGTACCTGGCCGAGGCCATCGAGGAACTGGGCATCCAGGACAACACCGTGCTGGTGTCCCCCGTGGGCTGCTCCGTGTTCGCCTACTACTACTTCGACGTGGGCAACACCCAGGCCGCCCACGGCCGCGCCGCGGCCGTCGCCCTGGGCCACAAGCTCAGCAACCCCGAAGCCAACGTCATCAGCTACCAGGGCGACGGCGACCTGGCCTCCATCGGCCTGGCCGAGACGGTCTCGGCCGCGCAGCTCGGCGCCCCCATCACCGTCATCTTCATCAACAACGCCATCTACGGCATGACCGGCGGCCAGATGGCCCCCACCAGCCTCATGGGCCAGTCCACCGCCACCAGCCCCGACGGGCGGAGCATGTACAACGGCCAGCCCATGCGCATGGCCGAAGTCATCGCGGGCCTGGACGGCCCGGTGTACGTGGAGCGCGTGGCCCTCTTCGACGCCAAGAACCGGCGCCTGGCCAAGAAGGCCATCAAGAAGGCCGTGCAGTGCCAGGTGGAAGGCCGCGGCTACGCCTTCGTGGAAGTGCTGGCCGAGTGCCCCACCCACCTCAAGATGAGCCCCGAGGACACGGAGAAGTGGGTCAAGGAGTGCATGGTCCCCATCTACCCCCTGGGCGTGAAGAAGGACCTGGCCACCGAGAGCTGGTGGAAGCGGCCCGCCCCGAACTTCAAGGCCGAGGACTTCCTCCACGCCGTGGGCGCCTCCAGCGAGACCACCAACCGCCACTGCGAGACCTTCCCCACCCACCTGAACCCCACGGACATCTCCCTGAAGCTGGCCGGTTCCGGCGGCGACGGCGCCCAGACTGCGGCCATGCTCATCGCGCGCGCCGCCATCAACGAGGGCTTCGACGCCACCCACATCCCCAGCTACGGCCCCGAGAGCCGCGGCGGCACGTCCTACGCCGACGTGCACGTGGCCAAGGACGAGGTGCTCAACCCCGCCAGCCCGCACCCCGACGTGCTCATCGCCTTCAACGCCCCCAGCCTGGCCAAGTTCGGCCCCACCGTCGTCAAAGGCGGCACGATCATCTACGACAGCTCCATCGTCAAGGACGTGCCCCCGGGCCTGGATCCCGGCGTCAAGGTGGTGGGCGTGCCCTTCACGGAGATCGCCGTGGACCTGGGCAAGGCCGTGGTCAAGAACATCGTGGCCCTGGGCGCCCTCCAGGCGGCCACCGGCATCTTCCCCAAGGCGACCCTCACGGCCGCCATCAGCCAGATGCTCAAGGACAAGTGCGCCCTGATCCCCCTCAACGAGGAGGCCTTCGCCTGGGGCGTCAAGGCCGTGGAAGAACTGGGCAAGTAG
- a CDS encoding sensor histidine kinase encodes MFRKPSHGFMYAGIWALMGLYYATWDVVAYRMPFLSVLPMNLLQNAVWALEGLVIIRIAERFPITSFSRKSLPAWIINLGAGFVLACLGLAIAWVISLAFQEPAMRAKTLQWPLANLLRFFFTYLHSTLILMWAVLGAYHGLLLYKGMKVRELEAAQLEASLTLARNQMLLAQFQPHFLFNALNSISALIHTDPLAADRMVARLGDLLRLNLDAEASQELPLEKEMALVDAFLAIEKVRFQDRLEVEVDIPADLAKAPVPKFLLQPLVENALKHGLAPRARHGKLLIRATREVPWLVLEVQDNGAGFEGSREGIGLRNTRARLLMLYHENHQLEIFSVPDKGTRVVVRIPLH; translated from the coding sequence ATGTTCAGGAAGCCTTCCCACGGTTTCATGTACGCCGGGATCTGGGCGCTCATGGGCCTCTACTACGCCACCTGGGACGTGGTGGCCTACCGCATGCCCTTCCTGTCCGTCCTGCCCATGAACCTCCTGCAGAACGCGGTGTGGGCCCTGGAAGGGCTCGTCATCATCCGCATCGCCGAGCGGTTCCCCATCACGTCCTTCTCCCGGAAGTCCCTGCCGGCCTGGATCATCAATCTGGGCGCGGGGTTCGTCCTGGCCTGCCTGGGGCTGGCCATCGCCTGGGTCATCTCCCTGGCCTTCCAGGAGCCGGCGATGCGGGCCAAGACCCTCCAGTGGCCCCTCGCCAACCTCCTGCGGTTCTTCTTCACCTACCTCCACTCCACCCTCATCCTCATGTGGGCGGTGCTGGGCGCCTACCATGGGCTCCTCCTCTACAAGGGGATGAAGGTGCGGGAGCTGGAGGCGGCCCAGCTGGAGGCCTCCCTCACCCTGGCCCGGAACCAGATGCTCCTGGCCCAGTTCCAGCCCCACTTCCTCTTCAACGCCCTGAACTCCATCTCCGCCCTCATCCACACCGACCCCCTGGCCGCGGACCGCATGGTGGCGAGGCTCGGCGACCTCCTGCGCCTCAACCTGGACGCCGAGGCCTCCCAGGAGCTGCCCCTGGAAAAGGAGATGGCGCTGGTGGACGCCTTCCTGGCCATCGAGAAGGTGCGCTTCCAGGACCGCCTGGAGGTGGAGGTGGACATCCCCGCCGACCTGGCCAAGGCCCCCGTCCCCAAATTCCTCCTGCAGCCCCTGGTGGAGAACGCCCTGAAGCACGGCCTGGCCCCCCGGGCGAGGCACGGCAAGCTGCTCATCCGCGCCACCCGGGAGGTGCCCTGGCTGGTCCTCGAGGTGCAGGACAACGGCGCGGGCTTCGAAGGCAGCCGCGAGGGCATCGGGTTGCGAAATACCCGGGCCAGGTTATTGATGCTTTATCACGAAAACCATCAATTGGAGATATTCTCCGTTCCGGATAAGGGGACCCGCGTGGTTGTGCGTATACCCCTTCATTGA
- a CDS encoding LytR/AlgR family response regulator transcription factor — MIRSLIVDDEMLARQRLRRLLGDHPDLEVVGECSDGLEAVRDIEALRPDLVFLDIQMPELDGFGVIEEVGPDRMPPTLFVTAYDQFALKAFEVHALDYLLKPFDPERFAAALARVRTWIQGSPRPSLEPMLKQIQADRPPPDRLLIKEGTRYAFVRPATIQWVEAEDNYVRLHVEGTSHLVRQTMGAMLDKLSPNRFRRIHRSAIVNLDFIRHLEPWTGGDYLVTMKDGSQLTMSRTYRNQLGEWL, encoded by the coding sequence ATGATCCGGTCCCTGATAGTCGACGACGAGATGCTGGCCCGTCAGCGTCTGCGCCGGCTGCTGGGGGACCACCCGGACCTGGAAGTGGTGGGGGAGTGCTCCGACGGCCTGGAGGCCGTGAGGGACATCGAGGCCCTGCGCCCGGACCTGGTCTTCCTGGATATCCAGATGCCCGAGCTGGACGGGTTCGGGGTCATCGAGGAGGTGGGCCCGGACCGGATGCCCCCCACCCTCTTCGTCACCGCCTACGACCAGTTCGCCCTGAAGGCCTTCGAGGTCCACGCCCTGGACTACCTGCTCAAGCCCTTCGACCCCGAGCGTTTCGCCGCGGCCCTGGCCCGGGTGCGCACCTGGATCCAGGGCAGCCCGCGCCCCTCCCTGGAACCCATGCTCAAGCAGATCCAGGCGGACCGCCCCCCTCCGGACCGCCTCCTGATCAAGGAGGGCACCCGCTACGCCTTCGTGCGCCCCGCCACCATCCAGTGGGTGGAGGCCGAGGACAACTACGTGCGGCTCCACGTGGAGGGCACCAGCCACCTGGTGCGCCAGACCATGGGCGCCATGCTGGACAAGCTCAGCCCCAACCGCTTCCGCCGCATCCACCGCTCGGCCATCGTGAACCTGGACTTCATCCGCCACCTGGAACCCTGGACGGGGGGGGACTACCTGGTGACCATGAAGGACGGCAGCCAGCTGACCATGAGCCGGACCTACCGGAACCAGCTGGGCGAGTGGCTCTAG
- the metK gene encoding methionine adenosyltransferase: MSADSRALFTSESVTEGHPDKIADQISDAVLDAALRGDPRSRVACETLVTTGLILVAGEITTECYIPVAQLARDTVKGIGYDHSIKGFDCNTCAVMVTLDQQSPDIAMGVDAGGAGDQGLMFGYATDETPELMPAPIHFAHALTRRLAEVRKSQQIPWLQPDGKSQVTVEYDGRSVARIHTVVISTQHAESAGNKEIRERIIKEVIQAALPAQYLDADTIYHVNPTGRFVIGGPMGDTGLTGRKIIVDSYGGSGHHGGGAFSGKDPSKVDRSAAYMGRYIAKNIVAAGLARTCEIQLAYAIGVAEPVSIAVETYGTGTVSDAAIVRAVREVFSCTPKAMIETLDLRRPIYLPTAAYGHFGRDGFSWERTDKADALRSAAR, encoded by the coding sequence ATGTCAGCTGATTCCAGGGCCCTTTTCACATCCGAAAGCGTCACGGAAGGCCATCCCGACAAGATCGCCGACCAGATTTCCGACGCGGTGCTGGACGCCGCCCTGCGGGGGGACCCCCGCAGCCGCGTGGCCTGCGAGACCCTGGTCACCACCGGGTTGATCCTGGTGGCCGGGGAGATCACCACCGAGTGCTACATCCCGGTGGCGCAGCTGGCCCGGGACACGGTGAAGGGCATCGGCTACGACCACAGCATCAAGGGCTTCGACTGCAACACCTGCGCTGTCATGGTCACCCTCGACCAGCAGAGCCCGGACATCGCCATGGGCGTGGACGCGGGGGGGGCCGGGGACCAGGGCCTCATGTTCGGCTACGCCACGGACGAGACGCCGGAACTCATGCCGGCCCCCATCCACTTCGCCCATGCCCTGACCCGCCGCCTCGCCGAGGTCCGCAAGAGCCAGCAGATCCCCTGGCTCCAGCCCGACGGCAAGTCCCAGGTGACCGTGGAGTACGACGGGCGCAGCGTGGCCCGCATCCACACGGTCGTCATCTCCACCCAGCACGCGGAATCCGCGGGGAACAAGGAGATCCGGGAGCGGATCATCAAGGAGGTCATCCAGGCCGCCCTCCCCGCCCAGTACCTGGACGCGGACACGATCTACCACGTGAACCCCACCGGCCGTTTCGTCATCGGCGGCCCCATGGGCGACACGGGGCTCACGGGCCGCAAGATCATCGTGGATTCGTACGGGGGCAGCGGCCACCACGGCGGCGGCGCCTTCTCCGGCAAGGATCCCTCCAAGGTGGACCGGTCCGCGGCCTACATGGGACGGTACATCGCCAAGAACATCGTCGCCGCGGGCCTGGCCCGCACCTGCGAGATCCAGCTGGCCTACGCCATCGGCGTGGCAGAGCCGGTGTCCATCGCCGTGGAGACCTACGGCACGGGGACGGTGAGCGACGCCGCCATCGTCCGGGCCGTGCGGGAGGTCTTCAGCTGCACCCCCAAGGCCATGATCGAGACCCTGGACCTGCGCCGGCCCATCTACCTCCCCACCGCCGCCTACGGTCACTTCGGCCGGGACGGCTTCAGCTGGGAGCGCACCGACAAGGCGGACGCCCTGCGGTCCGCCGCGCGCTAG
- a CDS encoding coiled-coil domain-containing protein yields the protein MLTVSPACKKTGEDKEINELSQKAAELDKMSQKANVAGSEQTRNLKAAGVNDIRPNAETLQLTPEQKSALEERIKAEKNSSYQALLQEVLDKDKEIKDLNEKIAKLRSVLPKPDIAKANDSHYGMAMRFLKRKGVSEEKAKQLISRVLIMDKMAAGFEVYHFYNNGVYGSWVSQGKAHISPTELQAEEKAKIEGERDVAQADSAKKTEELTDLSAQKAKLLADIEGLQGEKTKMIKELESLNSSNEAAKAKLNSLHYVVGDRKALEKDGVVVVPIFAKDRAGSNWADGVFTKSLDLRSTDTITITAAEVGLKKIGKVSVIPGSIERDKHFTLTIAEDKSTAVIKLINKERFKNEKVVFAVTD from the coding sequence ATGCTGACGGTATCCCCTGCGTGCAAGAAGACGGGCGAGGACAAGGAGATCAACGAACTCTCCCAGAAGGCCGCGGAACTGGACAAGATGAGCCAGAAGGCCAACGTGGCGGGCTCGGAGCAGACCCGAAACCTGAAGGCCGCCGGCGTCAACGATATCCGCCCCAACGCCGAGACCCTCCAGCTGACGCCCGAGCAGAAGAGCGCCCTGGAAGAGCGCATCAAGGCCGAGAAGAACAGCTCGTACCAGGCCCTGCTCCAGGAGGTCCTGGACAAGGACAAGGAGATCAAGGACCTCAACGAGAAGATCGCCAAGCTCCGGTCCGTGCTGCCCAAGCCCGATATCGCCAAGGCCAACGACAGCCATTACGGCATGGCCATGCGCTTCCTCAAGCGCAAGGGCGTGAGCGAGGAGAAGGCCAAACAGCTCATCAGCCGCGTGCTGATCATGGACAAGATGGCCGCCGGCTTCGAGGTCTACCACTTCTATAACAATGGCGTCTACGGCAGCTGGGTCTCCCAGGGCAAGGCCCACATCTCCCCCACCGAGCTGCAGGCCGAGGAGAAGGCCAAGATCGAAGGCGAGCGCGACGTGGCCCAGGCCGATTCCGCCAAGAAGACCGAGGAACTCACGGACCTCTCCGCCCAGAAGGCGAAGCTCCTGGCCGACATCGAGGGCCTCCAGGGCGAGAAGACCAAGATGATCAAGGAGCTGGAGAGCCTGAACAGCAGCAACGAAGCCGCCAAGGCCAAGCTCAATTCCCTCCACTACGTGGTGGGCGACCGCAAGGCCCTGGAAAAGGACGGCGTCGTGGTGGTTCCCATCTTCGCCAAGGACCGCGCCGGCTCCAACTGGGCCGACGGCGTGTTCACCAAGTCCCTGGACCTGCGCTCCACCGACACCATCACCATCACGGCCGCCGAAGTGGGCCTGAAGAAGATCGGCAAGGTCAGCGTCATCCCCGGCTCCATCGAGCGCGACAAGCACTTCACCCTCACCATCGCCGAGGACAAGTCCACCGCGGTCATCAAGCTCATCAACAAGGAACGCTTCAAGAACGAGAAGGTCGTCTTCGCCGTCACCGACTAG